A genomic region of Halopelagius longus contains the following coding sequences:
- a CDS encoding MgtC/SapB family protein, with protein sequence MSLLAVSVSAPLGDVLQLDGIGARPLTNPVVRLVLAALLGLFLGLEREWSEKTAGIRTFSLTSLVAAVFTLVAVEYPFGGVLLGVGGVLVIVQGILLAVQGLRREGKDSLSLTTAVSLMAAYGVGALVASGEVLAGVTVAVVSSMLLVLKRELHSLAGRLDRQELRSTTEFAILAFVAYPLLPAGSVTVLGVDFEPRVAWLMVVTVAGIGIVNYAVVQQYGGRGVAVTGFFGGLASSSAVVGTMLDHVKQQPDARMYGVAAVLLADAAMALRNLAIALAFTFPDQTLVGVVVPLGALVVGSVAAAWYVTDWREKVDIPLESPFSLRNALAFGLVFLFILVVGTAAQSEFGTYGLYVSALLSGFVSSAGATTTAVLLYRGGTIGTAPAVVSILLATAASVGVKVFLAATGPREFARSVTGWSAGLLAGAGALTGLVVWAGVV encoded by the coding sequence ATGTCTCTCCTCGCCGTCTCCGTGTCGGCTCCCCTCGGCGACGTTCTCCAACTCGACGGCATCGGCGCGAGACCCCTCACGAACCCCGTCGTGCGCCTCGTCCTCGCGGCGCTTTTGGGGTTGTTCCTCGGACTCGAACGCGAGTGGTCGGAGAAGACGGCCGGGATTCGGACGTTCTCGCTGACGAGTCTCGTCGCCGCCGTCTTCACCCTCGTCGCGGTGGAGTACCCCTTCGGCGGCGTCCTCCTCGGCGTCGGGGGCGTCCTCGTCATCGTGCAGGGCATCCTCCTCGCCGTGCAGGGACTCAGACGGGAGGGCAAGGACTCCCTCTCGCTTACGACGGCCGTCTCGCTCATGGCGGCGTACGGCGTCGGCGCTCTCGTCGCCTCGGGGGAGGTGCTCGCGGGCGTGACCGTCGCCGTCGTCTCGTCGATGCTTCTGGTGTTGAAGCGAGAACTCCACAGTCTCGCCGGGCGTCTCGACCGGCAGGAACTCCGCTCGACGACGGAGTTCGCCATCCTCGCGTTCGTCGCGTACCCGTTGCTTCCGGCGGGGTCGGTCACCGTTCTCGGCGTCGATTTCGAACCCCGCGTCGCGTGGTTGATGGTCGTCACCGTCGCCGGCATCGGCATCGTCAACTACGCCGTCGTCCAGCAGTACGGGGGCCGCGGCGTCGCCGTCACCGGCTTCTTCGGCGGACTCGCCTCCTCGTCGGCCGTCGTCGGGACGATGCTCGACCACGTCAAACAGCAACCCGACGCCCGGATGTACGGCGTCGCCGCCGTCCTCCTCGCGGACGCCGCGATGGCGCTTCGCAACCTCGCTATCGCGCTGGCGTTCACGTTCCCCGACCAGACGCTCGTCGGCGTCGTCGTCCCCCTCGGCGCTCTCGTCGTCGGGAGCGTCGCCGCCGCGTGGTACGTCACGGACTGGCGGGAGAAAGTCGATATCCCGCTGGAGAGCCCCTTCTCGCTCAGGAACGCCCTCGCGTTCGGGCTGGTGTTTCTGTTCATCCTCGTCGTGGGGACGGCCGCACAGAGCGAGTTCGGCACGTACGGCCTGTACGTCAGCGCCCTCCTCTCGGGGTTCGTCTCCTCGGCGGGCGCGACGACGACGGCGGTGCTTCTCTACCGGGGCGGAACCATCGGCACCGCCCCGGCGGTGGTGTCCATCCTGCTGGCGACGGCGGCCAGCGTCGGCGTGAAGGTGTTTCTCGCCGCGACCGGTCCCAGAGAGTTCGCCCGGAGCGTGACGGGGTGGTCGGCCGGACTCCTCGCGGGGGCGGGTGCACTCACCGGACTCGTCGTCTGGGCGGGCGTGGTGTAG
- a CDS encoding aminotransferase class III-fold pyridoxal phosphate-dependent enzyme: MDRDTAVPRVESLPGERAREWVDYHHETAAPSTYVYDFVWDITAEAEGPFCTDADGNVLLDFTSHVAAAPLGYNNPKIMDRMREFDLVDPLKIAGQDFYVSGGDDPGEEELPGPAGLMQRLVDITDHYDMDTVFLSNSGAEAVENAIKISYDHSGGAKYGITFEGAFHGRTLGALSLNRSKPVYRRKFPEISGIIDLPFCDDRTCSAETCSCGFFADGTSRLRKKLNPETGHVDPADVAYIILEPIQGEGGYRIPSEAFMDELAAVVEEYDITLVADEIQSGVGRTGEMWGSDHFAIEPDVITSAKALRVGATVSREEVFPEQKSRLSSTWGAGDIISSLQGALTIDAIREYDLMENAVVRGRQFKETVEDAALEPVEDVRGKGLMLGVEFDTKERRDAVQEACLQNGLLTLSCGYKVLRILPPLDVTEREIELGATLLLDSIEECA, encoded by the coding sequence ATGGACCGAGATACGGCCGTTCCGCGGGTCGAGTCCCTCCCCGGCGAACGCGCGCGCGAGTGGGTCGATTACCACCACGAGACGGCGGCCCCGAGCACCTACGTCTACGACTTCGTCTGGGATATCACCGCCGAGGCGGAGGGTCCCTTCTGCACCGACGCCGACGGGAACGTCCTCCTCGATTTCACCAGCCACGTCGCCGCCGCCCCCCTCGGGTACAACAACCCGAAGATAATGGACCGGATGCGGGAGTTCGACCTGGTGGACCCGCTGAAAATCGCCGGACAGGACTTCTACGTCTCCGGCGGCGACGACCCCGGGGAGGAGGAACTCCCCGGCCCGGCCGGTCTGATGCAGCGACTGGTCGACATCACCGACCACTACGACATGGACACCGTCTTCCTCTCGAACTCCGGCGCGGAGGCGGTGGAGAACGCCATCAAGATATCCTACGACCACTCCGGCGGCGCGAAGTACGGCATCACGTTCGAGGGGGCGTTCCACGGCCGCACCCTCGGCGCGCTTTCGCTCAACCGCTCGAAGCCGGTGTACCGCCGGAAGTTCCCGGAGATATCGGGCATCATCGACCTGCCGTTCTGCGACGACCGGACCTGCTCTGCGGAGACGTGTTCCTGCGGCTTCTTCGCCGACGGCACCTCCCGCCTCCGGAAGAAACTGAACCCCGAGACGGGCCACGTGGACCCCGCGGACGTGGCGTACATAATCTTGGAGCCGATTCAGGGCGAAGGGGGCTACAGAATCCCCTCGGAGGCGTTCATGGACGAACTCGCCGCCGTCGTCGAGGAGTACGACATCACGCTCGTCGCCGACGAGATTCAGTCGGGCGTCGGCCGGACGGGGGAGATGTGGGGGTCGGACCACTTCGCCATCGAACCGGACGTCATCACCTCCGCGAAGGCGCTTCGCGTCGGCGCGACCGTCTCCCGCGAGGAGGTGTTCCCCGAACAGAAGTCCCGCCTCTCCTCGACGTGGGGGGCCGGCGACATCATCTCCTCGCTACAGGGTGCGCTCACCATCGACGCCATCCGCGAGTACGATCTGATGGAGAACGCCGTCGTCCGGGGCCGCCAGTTCAAAGAGACGGTCGAAGACGCCGCCCTCGAACCCGTCGAGGACGTGCGCGGGAAGGGACTCATGCTCGGCGTCGAGTTCGACACCAAAGAGCGCAGAGACGCCGTCCAAGAGGCGTGCCTCCAGAACGGACTTCTCACCCTCTCCTGCGGCTACAAGGTGCTCCGAATCCTCCCGCCCCTCGACGTGACCGAACGGGAGATAGAACTCGGCGCGACCCTGCTTCTCGACTCCATCGAGGAGTGCGCCTGA
- a CDS encoding DUF7344 domain-containing protein, with translation MGFRDGGGDGGGSGGKEAALTLDAVLETLGHRHRRTLLRLFRDRSTRAVDSDEAVEYLLERERRRPGETPSRDHLQITLLHAHLPKLEEAGLVAFDADAGEFRYRPSERIENWLRFIEAEHGFGE, from the coding sequence ATGGGTTTTCGTGACGGTGGTGGAGACGGCGGCGGTTCGGGCGGGAAGGAAGCGGCGTTGACGCTGGACGCCGTGTTGGAGACGCTCGGCCACCGGCACAGACGCACCCTGTTACGTCTCTTTCGGGACCGATCGACGCGCGCCGTCGACTCCGACGAAGCCGTCGAGTACCTGCTGGAACGGGAGCGACGGCGGCCCGGCGAGACGCCGAGTCGCGACCACCTCCAGATTACGCTGCTCCACGCCCACCTGCCGAAGCTTGAAGAGGCGGGACTCGTCGCCTTCGACGCCGACGCCGGCGAGTTCCGCTACCGCCCGAGCGAGCGAATCGAAAACTGGCTCCGGTTCATCGAAGCAGAGCACGGGTTCGGGGAGTAA